One genomic region from Equus asinus isolate D_3611 breed Donkey chromosome 8, EquAss-T2T_v2, whole genome shotgun sequence encodes:
- the ARVCF gene encoding splicing regulator ARVCF isoform X1, whose protein sequence is MPAELRQEQSPGSQASLVAMPEAPEVLEETVTVEEDPGTPTSHVSIVTSEDGTTRRTETKVTKTVKTVTTRTVRQVPVGPDGLPLLDGGPLLGPFADGPLDRHFLLRGGGPAATLSRAYLSSGGTFSDSPEPREVPNYGSLSRGLGVRPPRGGPLGPGPGDGCFTLPGHRETFPVGPEPVLPAGRSQPERFQAEPYGLEDDTRSLAADDEGGADLQPDCGTTARRRPDCGRGLRTRAYEDGADDGGELMEERPLFPAATAPLAQPERGSLGSLDRAVRRSPSVDSARKEPRWRDPELPEVLAMLRHPVDPVKANAAAYLQHLCFENEGIKRRVRQLRGLPLLVALLDHPRAEVRRRACGALRNLSYGRDTDNKAAIRDCGGVPALVRLLRAARDNEVRELVTGTLWNLSSYEPLKMVIIDHGLQTLTHEVIVPHSGWEREPNEDSKPRDAEWTTVFKNTSGCLRNVSSDGAEARRRLRECEGLVDALLHALQSAVGRKDTDNKSVENCVCIMRNLSYHVHKEVPGAERYQEADPGPPGSAAGPQRRRRDDASCFGGKKAKEEWFHPGKKDGEMDRNFDTLDLPKRTEAAKGFELLYQPEVVRLYLSLLTESRNFNTLEAAAGALQNLSAGSWMWATYIRATVRKERGLPVLVELLQSETDKVVRAVAIALRNLSLDRRNKDLIGSYAMAELVRNVRSAQAQLRPGARLEEDTVVAVLNTIHEIVSDSLDNARSLLQAHGVPALVALGAASQSVREAKAASHVLQTLWSYKDLRGALQKEGWTKARFQSAAANAKGAKGTPSPGGFDDSTLPLGDKSLEGEKPGSRDVLPMEALGPEFSACPHPADGYSTVDRRERRARGSDPAGDSSEKEPLKGPAGLLFLGLITKEGNSGWPAQTLPGAGSRLVATGDKASGSRARANTLDTPACAPSLPCSEPLGWLALYRLGAVRETEGVGQREGQEVAAEGAWLGFGPVGLESVPPHGRGSQGAGCALGSQCHPASATLHSRPPGGVAWPGGWLSRTSGGHEMGGRLAAPCPPTRDAWTPVPGRPCRAAHRREPRVAPPGPAFRAVGAAV, encoded by the exons GAGCAGAGCCCGGGCAGCCAGGCCTCACTGGTTGCCATGCCAGAGGCGCCCGAGGTTCTGGAGGAAACAGTGACAGTGGAGGAGGACCCTGGCACGCCCACCTCCCATGTGTCCATTGTCACGTCAGAAGATGGCACTACCCGACGCACTGAGACCAAG GTGACCAAGACCGTCAAGACGGTGACAACACGAACAGTGCGCCAGGTGCCCGTGGGCCCAGACGGCCTCCCCCTGTTGGATGGCGGCCCCCTGCTAGGCCCCTTTGCTGATGGACCCCTGGACAGGCACTTCTTGCTGCGTGGGGGCGGCCCAGCGGCCACGCTTTCCCGCGCCTACCTCAGCAGCGGGGGCACCTTTTCTGATAGCCCTGAGCCCCGTGAGGTCCCCAACTACGGCAGCCTGTCCCGTGGGCTGGGTGTGCGACCCCCGCGAGGTGGCCCCCTTGGCCCAGGCCCTGGCGATGGCTGCTTCACACTGCCTGGCCACCGTGAGACCTTCCCCGTGGGCCCTGAGCCTGTGCTGCCAGCTGGCCGCTCCCAGCCTGAGCGCTTCCAGGCTGAGCCCTATGGCTTGGAGGACGACACGCGCAGCCTGGCTGCTGATGACGAGGGAGGCGCGGACCTGCAGCCCGACTGTGGCACCACCGCACGGAGGAGGCCCGACTGTGGGCGGGGCCTCCGCACCAG GGCCTATGAGGACGGGGCAGATGATGGTGGTGAGCTGATGGAGGAGCGGCCCCTGTTCCCGGCCGCGACGGCACCCCTAGCCCAGCCAGAACGGGGCAGCCTGGGCAGCCTGGACCGGGCAGTGCGGCGCTCGCCCTCAGTTGACAGTGCCCGCAAGGAGCCGCGCTGGCGGGACCCCGAGCTGCCTGAGGTCCTGGCCATGCTGCGGCACCCTGTGGACCCCGTGAAGGCCAACGCGGCCGCCTACCTGCAGCACCTGTGCTTCGAGAACGAGGGCATCAAGCGTCGTGTGCGGCAGCTGCGGGGGCTGCCGCTGCTTGTGGCTCTGCTGGACCACCCAAGGGCAGAGGTGCGGCGTCGGGCCTGCGGGGCTCTGCGAAACCTCTCCTATGGCCGAGACACTGACAACAAGGCTGCCATCCGGGACTGCGGCGGCGTGCCTGCCCTGGTGCGCCTGCTGCGGGCCGCTCGGGACAATGAGGTCCGTGAGCTTGTCACAG GCACGCTCTGGAACCTGTCATCCTACGAGCCCCTGAAGATGGTCATCATTGATCACGGCCTGCAGACGCTGACCCATGAGGTCATTGTGCCCCACTCGGGTTGGGAGCGTGAGCCCAATGAGGACTCTAAGCCACGGGATGCCGAGTGGACAACTGTCTTCAAGAACACTTCAGGCTGCTTGAG GAACGTGAGCTCGGATGGTGCAGAAGCCCGGCGGCGGCTCCGGGAGTGTGAAGGGCTGGTGGACGCACTCTTGCACGCCCTGCAGTCGGCTGTGGGCAGGAAGGACACGGACAACAag TCTGTGGAGAACTGCGTCTGCATCATGCGGAACCTATCCTACCACGTGCACAAGGAGGTGCCTGGGGCTGAGAGGTACCAGGAGGCTGATCCTGGGCCCCCGGGCAGTGCTGCGGGCCCCCAGCGCCGGAGGCGGGACGACGCCAGCTGCTTTGGTGGCAAGAAGGCCAAAG AGGAGTGGTTCCATCCAG GGAAGAAGGACGGTGAGATGGACCGGAACTTTGACACGCTGGACCTTCCCAAGCGGACCGAGGCCGCCAAAG GCTTTGAGCTGCTGTACCAGCCCGAGGTGGTCCGTCTCTACCTCTCCCTCCTCACTGAGAGCCGGAACTTCAACACCCTGGAGGCTGCCGCAGGTGCCCTGCAGAACCTCAGTGCTGGCAGCTGGATG TGGGCCACGTACATCCGTGCCACGGTGCGCAAGGAGCGCGGGCTGCCGGTGCTCGTGGAGCTGCTGCAGTCTGAGACTGACAAGGTGGTGCGTGCTGTCGCCATCGCCCTGCGCAACCTCTCGCTGGACCGGCGCAACAAGGACCTCATTG ggagctacGCCATGGCCGAGCTAGTGCGGAATGTGCGCAGTGCGCAGGCCCAGCTGCGTCCCGGGGCCCGCCTGGAGGAGGACACAGTGGTGGCAGTGCTCAACACTATCCATGAGATCGTGTCTGACAGCCTGGACAACGCGCGCTCACTACTGCAGGCCCACGGCGTGCCGGCGTTGGTGGCACTTGGCGCCGCCAG CCAATCGGTGCGCGAGGCGAAGGCCGCGTCCCACGTGCTGCAGACCCTGTGGAGCTACAAGGACCTGCGCGGTGCCCTGCAGAAGGAAGGCTGGACCAAGGCACGTTTCCAG TCAGCTGCTGCTAATGCCAAGGGAGCTAAGGGCACCCCGAGTCCCGGAGGCTTCGACGACAGCACACTGCCGCTGGGGGACAAGAGCCTTG AGGGCGAGAAGCCAGGCAGCCGTGACGTGCTCCCCATGGAGGCACTTGGCCCGG AGTTCTCTGCGTGCCCGCACCCCGCAGATGGATACTCCACTGTGGACCGGAGGGAGCGGAGGGCTCGAGGCAGTGACCCTGCAGGGGACAGCTCTGAGAAGGAACCATTGAAA GGCCCGGCCGGCCTTCTGTTCTTAGGCCTGATCACGAAAGAAGGGAACTCCGGCTGGCCTGCGCAGACCCTGCCTGGAGCTGGGAGCCGCCTGGTGGCCACAGGTGACAAGgcctctggctccagagccagggCCAACACTCTGGACACACCCGCTtgcgccccctccctcccttgctccGAGCCCCTAGGCTGGTTAGCGCTTTATAGACTCGGTGCTGTGCGTGAGACGGAGGGAGTGGGGCAGAGAGAAGGCCAGGAGGTGGCAGCAGAGGGCGCCTGGCTTGGCTTCGGGCCAGTGGGATTGGAGAGTGTGCCCCCGCATGGACGGGGCAGCCAAGGGGCAGGGTGTGCCCTGGGCTCCCAGTGCCACCCTGCGAGTGCCACCCTGCATAGCAGGCCGCCTGGGGGTGTGGCGTGGCCTGGGGGCTGGCTGAGCAGGACCTCTGGAGGCCATGAGATGGGCGGCAGGCTTGCTGCCCCCTGCCCACCAACCCGTGATGCCTGGACCCCAGTGCCAGGGAGGCCCTGCCGAGCTGCGCATAGGCGGGAGCCCCGGGTGGCGCCTCCAGGACCTGCCTTCCGAGCAGTGGGGGCTGCTGTTTAG
- the ARVCF gene encoding splicing regulator ARVCF isoform X11, with product MPAELRQEQSPGSQASLVAMPEAPEVLEETVTVEEDPGTPTSHVSIVTSEDGTTRRTETKVTKTVKTVTTRTVRQVPVGPDGLPLLDGGPLLGPFADGPLDRHFLLRGGGPAATLSRAYLSSGGTFSDSPEPREVPNYGSLSRGLGVRPPRGGPLGPGPGDGCFTLPGHRETFPVGPEPVLPAGRSQPERFQAEPYGLEDDTRSLAADDEGGADLQPDCGTTARRRPDCGRGLRTRAYEDGADDGGELMEERPLFPAATAPLAQPERGSLGSLDRAVRRSPSVDSARKEPRWRDPELPEVLAMLRHPVDPVKANAAAYLQHLCFENEGIKRRVRQLRGLPLLVALLDHPRAEVRRRACGALRNLSYGRDTDNKAAIRDCGGVPALVRLLRAARDNEVRELVTGTLWNLSSYEPLKMVIIDHGLQTLTHEVIVPHSGWEREPNEDSKPRDAEWTTVFKNTSGCLRNVSSDGAEARRRLRECEGLVDALLHALQSAVGRKDTDNKSVENCVCIMRNLSYHVHKEVPGAERYQEADPGPPGSAAGPQRRRRDDASCFGGKKAKGKKDGEMDRNFDTLDLPKRTEAAKGFELLYQPEVVRLYLSLLTESRNFNTLEAAAGALQNLSAGSWMWATYIRATVRKERGLPVLVELLQSETDKVVRAVAIALRNLSLDRRNKDLIGSYAMAELVRNVRSAQAQLRPGARLEEDTVVAVLNTIHEIVSDSLDNARSLLQAHGVPALVALGAASQSVREAKAASHVLQTLWSYKDLRGALQKEGWTKARFQSAAANAKGAKGTPSPGGFDDSTLPLGDKSLEGEKPGSRDVLPMEALGPDGYSTVDRRERRARGSDPAGDSSEKEPLKTEPSRKAPPPGPSRPAVRLVDAVGDSKPQPVDSWV from the exons GAGCAGAGCCCGGGCAGCCAGGCCTCACTGGTTGCCATGCCAGAGGCGCCCGAGGTTCTGGAGGAAACAGTGACAGTGGAGGAGGACCCTGGCACGCCCACCTCCCATGTGTCCATTGTCACGTCAGAAGATGGCACTACCCGACGCACTGAGACCAAG GTGACCAAGACCGTCAAGACGGTGACAACACGAACAGTGCGCCAGGTGCCCGTGGGCCCAGACGGCCTCCCCCTGTTGGATGGCGGCCCCCTGCTAGGCCCCTTTGCTGATGGACCCCTGGACAGGCACTTCTTGCTGCGTGGGGGCGGCCCAGCGGCCACGCTTTCCCGCGCCTACCTCAGCAGCGGGGGCACCTTTTCTGATAGCCCTGAGCCCCGTGAGGTCCCCAACTACGGCAGCCTGTCCCGTGGGCTGGGTGTGCGACCCCCGCGAGGTGGCCCCCTTGGCCCAGGCCCTGGCGATGGCTGCTTCACACTGCCTGGCCACCGTGAGACCTTCCCCGTGGGCCCTGAGCCTGTGCTGCCAGCTGGCCGCTCCCAGCCTGAGCGCTTCCAGGCTGAGCCCTATGGCTTGGAGGACGACACGCGCAGCCTGGCTGCTGATGACGAGGGAGGCGCGGACCTGCAGCCCGACTGTGGCACCACCGCACGGAGGAGGCCCGACTGTGGGCGGGGCCTCCGCACCAG GGCCTATGAGGACGGGGCAGATGATGGTGGTGAGCTGATGGAGGAGCGGCCCCTGTTCCCGGCCGCGACGGCACCCCTAGCCCAGCCAGAACGGGGCAGCCTGGGCAGCCTGGACCGGGCAGTGCGGCGCTCGCCCTCAGTTGACAGTGCCCGCAAGGAGCCGCGCTGGCGGGACCCCGAGCTGCCTGAGGTCCTGGCCATGCTGCGGCACCCTGTGGACCCCGTGAAGGCCAACGCGGCCGCCTACCTGCAGCACCTGTGCTTCGAGAACGAGGGCATCAAGCGTCGTGTGCGGCAGCTGCGGGGGCTGCCGCTGCTTGTGGCTCTGCTGGACCACCCAAGGGCAGAGGTGCGGCGTCGGGCCTGCGGGGCTCTGCGAAACCTCTCCTATGGCCGAGACACTGACAACAAGGCTGCCATCCGGGACTGCGGCGGCGTGCCTGCCCTGGTGCGCCTGCTGCGGGCCGCTCGGGACAATGAGGTCCGTGAGCTTGTCACAG GCACGCTCTGGAACCTGTCATCCTACGAGCCCCTGAAGATGGTCATCATTGATCACGGCCTGCAGACGCTGACCCATGAGGTCATTGTGCCCCACTCGGGTTGGGAGCGTGAGCCCAATGAGGACTCTAAGCCACGGGATGCCGAGTGGACAACTGTCTTCAAGAACACTTCAGGCTGCTTGAG GAACGTGAGCTCGGATGGTGCAGAAGCCCGGCGGCGGCTCCGGGAGTGTGAAGGGCTGGTGGACGCACTCTTGCACGCCCTGCAGTCGGCTGTGGGCAGGAAGGACACGGACAACAag TCTGTGGAGAACTGCGTCTGCATCATGCGGAACCTATCCTACCACGTGCACAAGGAGGTGCCTGGGGCTGAGAGGTACCAGGAGGCTGATCCTGGGCCCCCGGGCAGTGCTGCGGGCCCCCAGCGCCGGAGGCGGGACGACGCCAGCTGCTTTGGTGGCAAGAAGGCCAAAG GGAAGAAGGACGGTGAGATGGACCGGAACTTTGACACGCTGGACCTTCCCAAGCGGACCGAGGCCGCCAAAG GCTTTGAGCTGCTGTACCAGCCCGAGGTGGTCCGTCTCTACCTCTCCCTCCTCACTGAGAGCCGGAACTTCAACACCCTGGAGGCTGCCGCAGGTGCCCTGCAGAACCTCAGTGCTGGCAGCTGGATG TGGGCCACGTACATCCGTGCCACGGTGCGCAAGGAGCGCGGGCTGCCGGTGCTCGTGGAGCTGCTGCAGTCTGAGACTGACAAGGTGGTGCGTGCTGTCGCCATCGCCCTGCGCAACCTCTCGCTGGACCGGCGCAACAAGGACCTCATTG ggagctacGCCATGGCCGAGCTAGTGCGGAATGTGCGCAGTGCGCAGGCCCAGCTGCGTCCCGGGGCCCGCCTGGAGGAGGACACAGTGGTGGCAGTGCTCAACACTATCCATGAGATCGTGTCTGACAGCCTGGACAACGCGCGCTCACTACTGCAGGCCCACGGCGTGCCGGCGTTGGTGGCACTTGGCGCCGCCAG CCAATCGGTGCGCGAGGCGAAGGCCGCGTCCCACGTGCTGCAGACCCTGTGGAGCTACAAGGACCTGCGCGGTGCCCTGCAGAAGGAAGGCTGGACCAAGGCACGTTTCCAG TCAGCTGCTGCTAATGCCAAGGGAGCTAAGGGCACCCCGAGTCCCGGAGGCTTCGACGACAGCACACTGCCGCTGGGGGACAAGAGCCTTG AGGGCGAGAAGCCAGGCAGCCGTGACGTGCTCCCCATGGAGGCACTTGGCCCGG ATGGATACTCCACTGTGGACCGGAGGGAGCGGAGGGCTCGAGGCAGTGACCCTGCAGGGGACAGCTCTGAGAAGGAACCATTGAAA ACCGAGCCCAGCAGGAAGGCCCCTCCTCCCGGGCCCAGCAGGCCTGCGGTCAGGCTGGTGGACGCCGTGGGGGACTCTAAGCCTCAGCCGGTCGACTCCTGGGTCTAG
- the ARVCF gene encoding splicing regulator ARVCF isoform X13 → MEDCNMHSAASILASVKEQEARFERLTRALEQERRHVALQLERAQQPGVGSGGVGSGQPLSMAWQQLVLQEQSPGSQASLVAMPEAPEVLEETVTVEEDPGTPTSHVSIVTSEDGTTRRTETKVTKTVKTVTTRTVRQVPVGPDGLPLLDGGPLLGPFADGPLDRHFLLRGGGPAATLSRAYLSSGGTFSDSPEPREVPNYGSLSRGLGVRPPRGGPLGPGPGDGCFTLPGHRETFPVGPEPVLPAGRSQPERFQAEPYGLEDDTRSLAADDEGGADLQPDCGTTARRRPDCGRGLRTRAYEDGADDGGELMEERPLFPAATAPLAQPERGSLGSLDRAVRRSPSVDSARKEPRWRDPELPEVLAMLRHPVDPVKANAAAYLQHLCFENEGIKRRVRQLRGLPLLVALLDHPRAEVRRRACGALRNLSYGRDTDNKAAIRDCGGVPALVRLLRAARDNEVRELVTGTLWNLSSYEPLKMVIIDHGLQTLTHEVIVPHSGWEREPNEDSKPRDAEWTTVFKNTSGCLRNVSSDGAEARRRLRECEGLVDALLHALQSAVGRKDTDNKSVENCVCIMRNLSYHVHKEVPGAERYQEADPGPPGSAAGPQRRRRDDASCFGGKKAKGKKDGEMDRNFDTLDLPKRTEAAKGFELLYQPEVVRLYLSLLTESRNFNTLEAAAGALQNLSAGSWMWATYIRATVRKERGLPVLVELLQSETDKVVRAVAIALRNLSLDRRNKDLIGSYAMAELVRNVRSAQAQLRPGARLEEDTVVAVLNTIHEIVSDSLDNARSLLQAHGVPALVALGAASQSVREAKAASHVLQTLWSYKDLRGALQKEGWTKARFQSAAANAKGAKGTPSPGGFDDSTLPLGDKSLEGEKPGSRDVLPMEALGPDGYSTVDRRERRARGSDPAGDSSEKEPLKTEPSRKAPPPGPSRPAVRLVDAVGDSKPQPVDSWV, encoded by the exons GAGCAGAGCCCGGGCAGCCAGGCCTCACTGGTTGCCATGCCAGAGGCGCCCGAGGTTCTGGAGGAAACAGTGACAGTGGAGGAGGACCCTGGCACGCCCACCTCCCATGTGTCCATTGTCACGTCAGAAGATGGCACTACCCGACGCACTGAGACCAAG GTGACCAAGACCGTCAAGACGGTGACAACACGAACAGTGCGCCAGGTGCCCGTGGGCCCAGACGGCCTCCCCCTGTTGGATGGCGGCCCCCTGCTAGGCCCCTTTGCTGATGGACCCCTGGACAGGCACTTCTTGCTGCGTGGGGGCGGCCCAGCGGCCACGCTTTCCCGCGCCTACCTCAGCAGCGGGGGCACCTTTTCTGATAGCCCTGAGCCCCGTGAGGTCCCCAACTACGGCAGCCTGTCCCGTGGGCTGGGTGTGCGACCCCCGCGAGGTGGCCCCCTTGGCCCAGGCCCTGGCGATGGCTGCTTCACACTGCCTGGCCACCGTGAGACCTTCCCCGTGGGCCCTGAGCCTGTGCTGCCAGCTGGCCGCTCCCAGCCTGAGCGCTTCCAGGCTGAGCCCTATGGCTTGGAGGACGACACGCGCAGCCTGGCTGCTGATGACGAGGGAGGCGCGGACCTGCAGCCCGACTGTGGCACCACCGCACGGAGGAGGCCCGACTGTGGGCGGGGCCTCCGCACCAG GGCCTATGAGGACGGGGCAGATGATGGTGGTGAGCTGATGGAGGAGCGGCCCCTGTTCCCGGCCGCGACGGCACCCCTAGCCCAGCCAGAACGGGGCAGCCTGGGCAGCCTGGACCGGGCAGTGCGGCGCTCGCCCTCAGTTGACAGTGCCCGCAAGGAGCCGCGCTGGCGGGACCCCGAGCTGCCTGAGGTCCTGGCCATGCTGCGGCACCCTGTGGACCCCGTGAAGGCCAACGCGGCCGCCTACCTGCAGCACCTGTGCTTCGAGAACGAGGGCATCAAGCGTCGTGTGCGGCAGCTGCGGGGGCTGCCGCTGCTTGTGGCTCTGCTGGACCACCCAAGGGCAGAGGTGCGGCGTCGGGCCTGCGGGGCTCTGCGAAACCTCTCCTATGGCCGAGACACTGACAACAAGGCTGCCATCCGGGACTGCGGCGGCGTGCCTGCCCTGGTGCGCCTGCTGCGGGCCGCTCGGGACAATGAGGTCCGTGAGCTTGTCACAG GCACGCTCTGGAACCTGTCATCCTACGAGCCCCTGAAGATGGTCATCATTGATCACGGCCTGCAGACGCTGACCCATGAGGTCATTGTGCCCCACTCGGGTTGGGAGCGTGAGCCCAATGAGGACTCTAAGCCACGGGATGCCGAGTGGACAACTGTCTTCAAGAACACTTCAGGCTGCTTGAG GAACGTGAGCTCGGATGGTGCAGAAGCCCGGCGGCGGCTCCGGGAGTGTGAAGGGCTGGTGGACGCACTCTTGCACGCCCTGCAGTCGGCTGTGGGCAGGAAGGACACGGACAACAag TCTGTGGAGAACTGCGTCTGCATCATGCGGAACCTATCCTACCACGTGCACAAGGAGGTGCCTGGGGCTGAGAGGTACCAGGAGGCTGATCCTGGGCCCCCGGGCAGTGCTGCGGGCCCCCAGCGCCGGAGGCGGGACGACGCCAGCTGCTTTGGTGGCAAGAAGGCCAAAG GGAAGAAGGACGGTGAGATGGACCGGAACTTTGACACGCTGGACCTTCCCAAGCGGACCGAGGCCGCCAAAG GCTTTGAGCTGCTGTACCAGCCCGAGGTGGTCCGTCTCTACCTCTCCCTCCTCACTGAGAGCCGGAACTTCAACACCCTGGAGGCTGCCGCAGGTGCCCTGCAGAACCTCAGTGCTGGCAGCTGGATG TGGGCCACGTACATCCGTGCCACGGTGCGCAAGGAGCGCGGGCTGCCGGTGCTCGTGGAGCTGCTGCAGTCTGAGACTGACAAGGTGGTGCGTGCTGTCGCCATCGCCCTGCGCAACCTCTCGCTGGACCGGCGCAACAAGGACCTCATTG ggagctacGCCATGGCCGAGCTAGTGCGGAATGTGCGCAGTGCGCAGGCCCAGCTGCGTCCCGGGGCCCGCCTGGAGGAGGACACAGTGGTGGCAGTGCTCAACACTATCCATGAGATCGTGTCTGACAGCCTGGACAACGCGCGCTCACTACTGCAGGCCCACGGCGTGCCGGCGTTGGTGGCACTTGGCGCCGCCAG CCAATCGGTGCGCGAGGCGAAGGCCGCGTCCCACGTGCTGCAGACCCTGTGGAGCTACAAGGACCTGCGCGGTGCCCTGCAGAAGGAAGGCTGGACCAAGGCACGTTTCCAG TCAGCTGCTGCTAATGCCAAGGGAGCTAAGGGCACCCCGAGTCCCGGAGGCTTCGACGACAGCACACTGCCGCTGGGGGACAAGAGCCTTG AGGGCGAGAAGCCAGGCAGCCGTGACGTGCTCCCCATGGAGGCACTTGGCCCGG ATGGATACTCCACTGTGGACCGGAGGGAGCGGAGGGCTCGAGGCAGTGACCCTGCAGGGGACAGCTCTGAGAAGGAACCATTGAAA ACCGAGCCCAGCAGGAAGGCCCCTCCTCCCGGGCCCAGCAGGCCTGCGGTCAGGCTGGTGGACGCCGTGGGGGACTCTAAGCCTCAGCCGGTCGACTCCTGGGTCTAG